The following coding sequences lie in one Mycobacterium gordonae genomic window:
- a CDS encoding RluA family pseudouridine synthase encodes MTERSMPVPDGLAGMRVDAGLARLLGLSRSAAAAIAEDGGVELDGATAGKSDRLNAGAWLQVRLPEPPKPPENTPVDIEGMTILYSDDDIVAVDKPAAVAAHASVGWTGPTVLGGLAAAGYRITTSGVHERQGIVHRLDVGTSGVMVVAISERAYTVLKRAFKQRTVEKRYHALVQGHPDPSSGTIDAPIGRHPGPEWKFAVTRDGRHSITHYDTMEAFVAASLLDVHLETGRTHQIRVHFSALHHPCCGDLVYGADPKLAKRLGLQRQWLHARSLAFAHPADGRRIEIVSPYPDDLRHALDVLRAEG; translated from the coding sequence TTGACTGAGCGCTCGATGCCGGTCCCGGACGGATTGGCGGGCATGCGCGTCGACGCCGGCCTGGCCCGCCTGCTGGGCCTGTCCCGCAGTGCCGCGGCGGCTATCGCCGAAGACGGCGGTGTCGAGCTCGACGGCGCCACCGCGGGCAAGTCCGACCGTCTGAACGCCGGCGCATGGTTACAGGTGCGGCTACCGGAGCCGCCCAAGCCGCCGGAGAACACCCCCGTCGACATTGAGGGCATGACGATCCTCTACTCCGACGACGACATCGTCGCCGTCGACAAACCGGCTGCGGTGGCCGCGCACGCCTCGGTGGGCTGGACCGGTCCGACGGTCCTCGGTGGCTTGGCGGCCGCGGGCTACCGGATCACCACCTCCGGTGTGCACGAGCGGCAAGGGATCGTGCATCGCCTGGACGTCGGCACCTCCGGGGTGATGGTGGTGGCCATCTCCGAACGCGCCTACACGGTGCTCAAGCGGGCGTTCAAACAGCGCACCGTCGAGAAGCGATATCACGCACTGGTGCAGGGCCATCCCGACCCGTCCAGCGGAACCATCGACGCGCCGATCGGCCGCCACCCCGGACCGGAGTGGAAGTTCGCGGTCACCCGGGACGGCAGGCACAGCATCACGCACTACGACACCATGGAGGCGTTCGTCGCCGCCAGCCTGCTCGACGTGCACCTGGAAACCGGGCGCACCCATCAGATTCGGGTGCACTTCTCCGCGCTGCACCACCCCTGCTGCGGCGACCTCGTCTACGGTGCCGACCCGAAGCTTGCGAAAAGGCTTGGTCTGCAACGGCAATGGCTGCACGCGCGATCGCTGGCCTTCGCGCACCCGGCCGACGGCCGGCGGATCGAGATTGTCAGTCCCTACCCCGACGATCTGCGGCATGCCCTGGACGTACTACGCGCCGAGGGCTGA
- a CDS encoding class I SAM-dependent methyltransferase: MLSMRSFDDLVTEAVVAPVEGWDFSWLDGRATEQRPSWGYQRLMSRRLAEASAALDIHTGGGEVLAGAETFPPTMAATESWPPNAALAARRLHPRGVVVVATGNEPPLPFADEAFDLVISRHPVAVWWVEIARVLRPGGTYFAQHPGPATVSELVTHVVGPQPQLWALYEPAAQRAGAQAAGLRVLDMRMERLRAEFFDIGAVIYFLRKLIWTVPDFTAEPYYSRLRELHERITAEGRFVTHPTRVLIEARKPGRSALGA, translated from the coding sequence ATGCTGAGCATGCGCTCGTTCGATGATCTCGTCACCGAAGCGGTCGTGGCGCCCGTCGAAGGCTGGGACTTCTCGTGGTTGGACGGGCGCGCTACCGAGCAGCGGCCATCCTGGGGGTATCAGCGGCTGATGAGCCGGCGATTGGCGGAGGCGTCGGCGGCACTGGACATCCATACCGGCGGCGGCGAGGTGCTGGCCGGGGCGGAGACGTTCCCGCCGACCATGGCGGCCACCGAATCATGGCCGCCCAATGCGGCACTTGCCGCCCGACGGCTGCATCCGCGAGGCGTGGTGGTGGTCGCCACCGGCAACGAGCCACCGCTGCCATTCGCCGACGAAGCCTTCGATCTCGTGATCAGCCGTCACCCCGTCGCAGTGTGGTGGGTCGAGATCGCCCGGGTATTGCGCCCCGGCGGAACCTATTTCGCCCAGCATCCCGGTCCGGCGACGGTGTCGGAATTGGTGACGCACGTCGTCGGGCCGCAGCCGCAGCTGTGGGCGCTGTACGAGCCGGCCGCCCAGCGCGCCGGCGCACAAGCGGCCGGGCTGCGGGTGCTGGACATGCGCATGGAACGGCTACGGGCGGAGTTCTTCGACATCGGCGCGGTGATCTACTTCCTGCGTAAGCTGATCTGGACGGTGCCCGATTTCACCGCCGAGCCGTACTACTCACGGTTGCGCGAGCTGCACGAAAGAATCACGGCCGAGGGACGTTTCGTCACCCATCCGACGCGGGTGCTCATCGAGGCTCGCAAGCCGGGACGGTCAGCCCTCGGCGCGTAG
- a CDS encoding class I SAM-dependent methyltransferase produces the protein MSDRAFEELVAEADSASVDGWDFSWLEGRATEQRPSWGYQRLMSSRLASVSAALDIQTGGGEVLAGAERFPPTMAAVEPWPPNAALATRLLHPRGVVVVSVPDESVLPFADDSFDLVTSRHPNSVPWSEIARVLRPAGTYLAQHIGPATAAELVEFFIGPQPHAWARRDPEHERAHAESAGLQIVNMRLERLRQEFFDVGAVVYFLRKVIWTLPDFTVDRYRGRLRELHERIQTDGPFIAHAARVLVEARKPE, from the coding sequence GTGAGTGATCGCGCCTTCGAAGAGCTGGTGGCGGAAGCCGATTCGGCGTCGGTCGACGGTTGGGACTTCTCATGGTTGGAGGGCCGCGCGACCGAACAGCGCCCGTCCTGGGGTTACCAACGGCTGATGAGCAGTCGGCTGGCGAGCGTCTCGGCGGCACTGGACATCCAGACCGGAGGCGGCGAGGTATTGGCGGGAGCGGAGAGATTTCCGCCGACCATGGCCGCCGTCGAGCCCTGGCCGCCGAACGCCGCGCTGGCCACCAGGCTCCTGCACCCGCGCGGCGTGGTGGTGGTGTCCGTGCCAGACGAGTCGGTGCTGCCGTTCGCCGACGATTCCTTCGACCTGGTGACCAGCCGGCACCCCAACAGCGTGCCCTGGTCTGAGATCGCCCGGGTGCTGCGGCCCGCCGGAACCTATCTCGCCCAGCACATCGGCCCGGCCACAGCGGCGGAGCTGGTCGAATTCTTCATCGGGCCGCAACCGCACGCCTGGGCCCGCCGCGACCCGGAACACGAACGTGCACATGCGGAATCAGCCGGTCTGCAAATCGTTAACATGCGACTCGAACGGCTGCGGCAGGAATTCTTCGACGTCGGCGCCGTCGTCTACTTCCTGCGCAAAGTGATCTGGACATTGCCCGACTTCACCGTCGACCGCTACCGCGGGCGGCTGCGTGAACTTCACGAGCGCATCCAAACCGACGGACCGTTTATCGCCCACGCGGCCCGTGTCCTCGTCGAAGCCCGCAAGCCTGAGTGA
- a CDS encoding MliC family protein, whose translation MRLIVAILAVLLVSACSGQSGGSRPAASSSPTSSATTSAKPPAPARTFDCAKPANKAQQLVCDDPQLSDLDQRLQAAYQQALARPGADQPSLTTAQGAFATVRDGCADAVEMRVCVLEAYQTRLVELAIADPATVAPPVVTYNCPADAGTLTAQFYNQLDPKTAVLDWKGVRVILFIQPSGSGARYGRQGSEYWEHQGEVTLDLGGTKFVCHTQ comes from the coding sequence ATGAGACTGATCGTCGCCATCCTGGCCGTACTGCTCGTCAGCGCCTGCAGTGGCCAATCCGGCGGGTCCCGGCCCGCGGCGTCCTCGAGCCCCACGTCGTCCGCGACCACCTCCGCCAAGCCGCCCGCCCCGGCCCGGACGTTCGACTGCGCCAAGCCGGCGAACAAGGCGCAGCAGTTGGTCTGCGACGATCCGCAGTTGAGCGATCTGGACCAACGTCTGCAGGCCGCCTACCAGCAAGCGCTGGCGCGGCCGGGCGCCGACCAGCCCTCCCTGACCACCGCACAGGGCGCATTCGCCACCGTGCGCGACGGGTGCGCCGATGCCGTCGAGATGCGGGTCTGCGTGCTCGAGGCCTACCAGACGCGGCTGGTCGAACTGGCCATCGCCGACCCGGCCACCGTCGCGCCACCCGTCGTGACCTACAACTGCCCCGCCGACGCCGGAACGTTGACCGCGCAGTTCTACAACCAGCTCGATCCCAAGACCGCGGTACTGGACTGGAAAGGCGTGCGCGTCATCCTCTTCATCCAGCCCTCCGGCAGTGGCGCCAGGTATGGCCGGCAAGGGTCGGAATACTGGGAGCACCAGGGCGAGGTGACCCTGGATCTAGGCGGCACCAAATTCGTCTGCCACACCCAGTGA
- a CDS encoding SDR family NAD(P)-dependent oxidoreductase has protein sequence MNLGDLTHLVEKPFAAVSNMINTPNSAGRYRPFYLRNLLDAVQGRKLSDAVQGKVVLITGGSSGIGEAAAHKIAEAGGTVVLVARTLENLEKVADDIRANGGTAHVYPCDLSDTDAIAAMADKVLEDLGGVDILINNAGRSIRRSLALSYDRIHDYQRTIQLNYLGAVQLILKFIPGMRERGFGHIVNVSSVGVQTRAPRFGAYIASKAALDSLCDALQAETVSDNVRFTTVHMALVRTPMISPTTMYDHFPTLTPDQAAGVITDALIHRPRRASSPFGQFAAVADAVNPAVMDRVRNRAFGMFDDSSAAKGSEKPSDETDLDKRSETFLQATRGIHW, from the coding sequence ATGAATCTTGGTGACCTCACGCATCTGGTCGAAAAACCGTTCGCGGCTGTGTCGAACATGATCAACACGCCGAATTCCGCGGGTCGGTACCGGCCTTTCTATCTGAGGAATCTGCTGGACGCCGTCCAGGGCCGCAAGCTCAGCGATGCGGTCCAAGGCAAAGTCGTTCTCATCACGGGCGGGTCGTCCGGCATCGGCGAGGCCGCTGCGCACAAGATCGCCGAGGCGGGCGGCACTGTCGTATTGGTCGCCCGCACCCTGGAAAACCTCGAAAAGGTCGCCGACGACATACGGGCCAACGGGGGTACCGCGCACGTCTACCCTTGCGATCTGTCCGACACCGACGCCATCGCCGCGATGGCCGACAAGGTGCTCGAGGACCTCGGCGGTGTCGACATTTTGATCAACAACGCCGGCCGCTCGATCCGGCGCTCACTGGCGCTGTCCTACGACCGGATCCACGACTACCAGCGCACCATCCAGCTGAACTACCTCGGCGCGGTCCAGCTGATTCTCAAGTTCATCCCCGGTATGCGGGAGCGCGGTTTCGGCCACATCGTCAACGTCTCCTCGGTCGGCGTTCAGACGCGCGCGCCGCGCTTTGGCGCCTACATCGCCAGCAAAGCCGCGCTGGACAGTCTGTGCGACGCGCTCCAGGCGGAGACCGTGAGCGACAACGTCCGGTTCACCACCGTTCACATGGCGCTAGTTCGCACGCCGATGATCAGCCCGACCACCATGTACGACCATTTCCCGACGCTGACGCCCGATCAGGCAGCCGGGGTGATCACCGACGCGCTGATCCACCGGCCCCGGCGTGCCAGTTCGCCGTTCGGGCAGTTCGCCGCGGTCGCCGACGCCGTCAATCCGGCTGTGATGGATCGGGTACGCAACCGCGCATTCGGCATGTTCGACGACTCCTCGGCGGCGAAGGGCAGCGAGAAACCAAGCGACGAAACAGATCTCGACAAACGCAGCGAAACCTTCCTGCAGGCTACCCGAGGGATACATTGGTGA
- a CDS encoding SDR family NAD(P)-dependent oxidoreductase, which translates to MSLPKPDTQSTVVITGASSGIGTELAKGLARRGFPLMLVARRRERLDELADRLRERDKVDVEVLPLDLSDAAARATLAQRLNTDPIAGLCNSAGFGTSGRFYELPAERESEEVTLNALALMELTRAVLPGMVERGAGAVLNIASIAGFQPLPFMAVYSATKAFVLTFSEAVQEELHGTGVSVTALCPGPVPTEWAEIASAERFSIPLAQVSPEDVAEQAIQGMLSGRRGVVPGLVPKVASTTGRLLPRSVLLPAIRIGNKLRGGPSH; encoded by the coding sequence ATGAGCCTTCCCAAACCCGACACGCAGAGCACCGTCGTCATCACCGGGGCCTCGTCGGGCATCGGTACCGAGCTTGCAAAAGGCCTGGCACGCCGGGGTTTTCCGCTGATGCTGGTGGCACGGCGTCGCGAACGTCTTGATGAGCTCGCCGACAGGCTGCGGGAGCGTGACAAAGTCGACGTCGAAGTGCTGCCGCTGGACCTCTCGGACGCCGCTGCGCGAGCCACCCTCGCGCAGCGGCTGAATACCGATCCGATTGCGGGACTGTGCAACAGCGCCGGGTTCGGTACCAGCGGGCGCTTCTACGAACTGCCGGCCGAACGCGAGAGCGAGGAGGTCACCCTCAACGCGCTGGCGTTGATGGAGCTCACCCGGGCCGTGCTACCGGGCATGGTGGAGCGGGGCGCCGGCGCAGTGCTGAACATCGCCTCGATTGCCGGGTTCCAGCCCCTTCCGTTCATGGCGGTCTATTCGGCCACTAAGGCATTTGTGCTGACATTCTCCGAGGCGGTTCAAGAGGAGTTGCACGGTACGGGCGTGTCGGTCACGGCGCTGTGTCCCGGGCCGGTTCCCACCGAATGGGCCGAGATCGCCAGCGCCGAGCGGTTCAGCATTCCCCTTGCGCAGGTATCCCCGGAAGACGTCGCCGAACAGGCCATTCAGGGCATGCTGTCCGGCCGACGCGGCGTCGTGCCCGGTCTGGTGCCCAAGGTCGCCAGCACCACGGGCCGGCTGCTGCCACGCAGTGTGCTGCTGCCGGCGATCCGGATCGGAAACAAGCTGCGCGGCGGACCGAGCCACTGA